In Piliocolobus tephrosceles isolate RC106 chromosome 12, ASM277652v3, whole genome shotgun sequence, one DNA window encodes the following:
- the LOC111531496 gene encoding uncharacterized protein LOC111531496 produces MSGGAPGRGNPEAGWTRSRTRSPGPCAPRAALSPLVPSPRKRGLCLQGLGVLRNWTTRLGRALDQFVRHSRGRGRDTTERSGGKSKFGQRSVGGPRLTRASTGFLGGGSSAKLLRI; encoded by the exons ATGTCCGGCGGAGCCCCGGGCCGTGGGAATCCAGAGGCTGGCTGGACTCGCTCGAGGACTCGTTCCCCGGGCCCCTGCGCTCCTCGCGCGGCGCTAAG CCCACTGGTCCCGTCTCCGAGAAAACGTGGTCTGTGTCTCCAGGGTCTAGGAGTCCTAAGGAACTGGACTACTAGGCTAGGCCGGGCGCTCGACCAATTTGTTCGCCACTCTCGGGGCAGAGGAAGAGATACGACCGAGCGAAGTGGAGGGAAATCGAAATTTGGGCAAAGGAGTGTGGGGGGACCCCGCCTCACCCGCGCATCCACTGGCTTCCTGGGCGGGGGCAGCAGCGCGAAATTGTTGAGAATTTAG